From the Ignavibacteria bacterium genome, the window AAGTGAAGATGCGTGTTATCAAGACTGGCAAGTTGAGAGAAGAGCGGTTCCGTTCGGGTGAGACGATCGAGTTCGTTCGCGTTGAGACGCGCAACTACCAATATCTCTATCGCGATGTAGATGTGTTCATGTTCATGGACGCTGAGTCATACGATCAGATCCCGGTTCCGGTGGAGATCGTTGGAGACGTAGCAAAGTTCATGAAGGAAGGCCTCGAAGTACAGATCGCGCGCGACGAACAGGACAATGTTGTTTCGGTGACTATGCCGAACCACGTTGCACTCCGCGTGATGTCCACTGAGCCTGGTGTTAAGGGTGATACAGCAACGAATGCTCTCAAGCCTTCTACTGTTGAAACAGGCGCTAATGTGAACGTGCCGTTGTTCGTGAATGAGGGAGACCTCATTCGCATCGACACGTCTACGGGTTCCTACATGGACCGCGTGAAGGAATGATGGGTGGGTTCGTCTGCCCGATGAGGCAGGCATTTCCGTCAACATTGGAGGAATCATGGATCTCAACTACCTGCGTCGACTCCTGAAGATCTTTGATGAGAGCACAGCCACCGAACTCAGCATTGAAGAAGAAGGCGTAAGCCTCCAGATGTCGAAGGCCGTTCATCAACCGGAAGGGATGATGGCGCCTACGTACTACATGAACGCACAGCCACAGATGGCAGCGCCGGCTCCTGCGGTTGCTGCTCCCGCTCCTGCTCCTGTTGCAGCCGCGGCTCCTGCTGCTCCTGCTGTTGCAGAAGAGACAGCGCACAAGCTCCTCTCGCCGATCGTTGGTACGTTCTACAGAGCCCCTTCTCCGGATGCTGATTCATTCGTACAGGTGGGTCAGCGTGTGAGCGTTGGAGACACGCTGTGTATCGTTGAAGCTATGAAGCTCATGAACGAGATCGAATCCGACTTCACAGGAACGATCGTCAAGATCCTTGTTGAGAATGGTCAGCCGGTTGAATACAACCAGCCGATGTTCATCATCAAGCCCGACTAACCCCAAGGGCACCGAGCTATGATCAAAAAGCTGCTGATCGCCAACCGCGGCGAGATCGCATTGCGCATCATTCGTGCTGCAAAAGAACTCGGGATCAAGACCGTTGCGGTCTATTCAGAGGCGGACCGTGCATCGTTGCATGTTCGTTTTGCAGATGAGGCCGTGTGTGTAGGCCCCGCACAAGGAAAGTTGTCGTACCTGAACATCCCATCGCTCATCGCCGCGGCAGATGTGACGAATGCCGATGCAATTCACCCGGGATATGGCTTCCTTGCAGAGAATGCTACGTTCGCTGAGATCTGTCACGACTGCAATCTCACCTTTGTAGGTCCAACACCAGATGCCATCACGCGCATGGGCAACAAGTCCATCGCCAAGGATACGATGCGTGCTGCCGGTGTTCCGGTGGTGCCGGGTTCCGATGGTATTGTCCCAACCGTAGAAGATGCGCGTAGGGTAGCCCAAGAGGTTGGGTATCCGGTGATGATCAAGGCTGTGGCAGGTGGTGGTGGTAAGGGAATGCGCTATGTGGAAGATCCTGCCGAGTTAGACCGTGCGTATGCCAATGCACGCGGTGAGGCAGAAGCATCATTCGGTAATGGCGACATCTACATTGAGAAGTTCATCGAAGAGCCACGTCACATCGAGATCCAGGTCTTTGCCGACACCCATGGCAATGTGATCCATCTCAACGAACGCGAGTGTTCCATTCAGAGACGTCACCAGAAATTGATCGAAGAAGCCCCTTCTCCGATCATGACCCCGGAACTCCGCAAGGCGATGGGTGATGCATCTGTGAAGGGGGCTGCGAGTGTGGATTATGTTGGCGCAGGAACCATTGAGTTTCTCGTTGACAAGCACCGCAACTTCTACTTCATGGAGATGAATACGCGGATCCAGGTAGAGCATCCGGTTACGGAACAATCATCGATGGTGGATCTGATCAAGGAGCAGTTGCTGGTGGCATCGGGTGAGAAGCTCACGCTGAAGCAACGCGATCCGCTTATGCATTCCATAGAATGTCGGATCAATGCTGAAGATCCCTATCACGACTTCCGTCCGTCTCCCGGAAAGATCGAGTCGCTCAACTTCCCGGGCGGTCCCGGCATCCGCGTAGACTCACACATCTATCAAGGCTACACTATTCCGCCGTATTACGATTCAATGGTGGCAAAGCTCATTGCCTTTGCACCAACACGTATGGAGACCATCACCAAGATGCGTCGCGCACTCGATGAGTTTGTGATCGAGGGCATTCATACCACCATTCCATTCCATCGCAAGATGATGGAGAACCCGGACTTCATCTCCGGCAATTTTGACACGAAATATCTCGACACACACGATTGGAAGGCCTAGACCATGAACTTTCCTGCAGATCTCAAGTACACAACGGATCACGAATGGATCCGCGTTGAAGGCGATGTTGGAACGATCGGCGTAACGGATCACGCCCAAGGCGAACTTGGTGACGTGGTCTATGTTGACATCCCGGATTCATCTGCTACCGTAGCAAAGGGCGACACCTTCGGTTCGATCGAAGCTGTAAAGACCGTGGCAGACCTCTATGCTCCAGTGAGCGGTGAGATCATCGAAGTCAACGCCGTGAACGCCGCCCCAGAAGCCGTGAACAAAGAACCGTATGATGGCGGCTGGCTCGTCAAAATCAAACTCTCCGATCCATCGGAACTCGATGCGCTTCTGAATGTAGATGCGTATAAGGCGTTGATCGGCGCTTAGAACAGCGAACGCAGAACAGCGAACAGCGAACGCAGAACACCGAACGTCATCCCGAGCGTAGTCGAGGGACAGCTCGTCATCCCGAGTGTAGTTGAGGGATCAATCAAGTAAAAGAAAAACGGCGTAGCCCCATTGGGACTACGCCGTTCTCGTTTTATCTGCGTTCGCTGTTCTGCGTTCGCTGTTCTGCGTTCGCTGTTCTGCGTTCGCTGTTCTGCGTTCGCTGTTCTGCGTTCGCTGTTCTGCGTTACTTCGGCTGCGCTGCCTTCACTGCATCCTGCAGGGCCTGAACGATCTCCTTGAACTTCTCAGCTTCAGCGCCCTTGAGGGAGCCACGCTGCATGAGGGTGAAGAGGTTTTGGACCTGCTCCATCTTCATTTCTACGGTTACGAGATCATCGTCCTTCTTTGAGGCCTTGTTTGCTGTTTCAATGACTTCCACAAGGATCTTGCGGGTATCGAGGTAGGCATCTACTTCAGTACCACGGATGTCAACACCGGCAATGAATTGGGTAACGGCCTTGACGTCTCCAAGCTTCATTTTCGGCTTGATCATTACAGGGGCCTGGGCTGCAGGAGTTAGTTGTCCGCCTTGGGCAGATGTGTCAACTGTTCCTACGAAGAGGGCGGCCACAAGGGCCAGAATTGCGAAAAGACGCATAACATTGATTCAAAGGGTGAAACAAACGTTGTAATATACGGACAAGGCTCGTCTTACGTGTAGGTGGTTCATAGTCGGTATTTCCTCTGAAAATGAGGTTTTGTGAGAAGTCATTGCATAGGGCATGGTAGCCCTTACGTGGTGCACGTATTGCGTTTACTGACAAGAATAAGTCGCTACCAACAGGGCAATAGGGACTTATCATCGTCCGATAGAGACCATACTACCACTCGTAATCCTCCACATGTGGATAGGTTGAGGATACCAAGCATGTAAGAATGTGTTTGCATCGTGTTGGTAAAGAGTTATGTTTGTACCTGAGTCACTTACGCACGGACAGAACTCAGAAGGCATGCAGCATAACTCTCATTAAGACGCTTCGGGGAATCCGCACCCATGGCTAAACGCACAACGACTCGTGTAACGCAGAGAGTCCTCACTCAGGACAAGCAGATAGCTACGGCTGTTCTGACCCTGAAGGATTACAACCCTGCGAACAAGGAGTTCACTGCGCAGCGGTTGCGGGAAGCTCTTAAGGAACTAGAGGAAGCCACGGCAGCCGAGCAAAAAGCGCTCGAAGCCGTAGCCAAAGCCAGAGAGGCCTCGGTCCGTATTGAAGGTGAATTCCATGAGCTGGTCCTGGGTACCAAACGCCAGGTTCTTGCGCAGTACGGCGACGATTCAGACGAGATCACACGTCTCGGTATGAAGAAGAAGTCGGAACGCAAGTACGGTCGTCCTCGTAAAGGGGCTTCCGGCGAGCGAAGCTAAGCCCACTGCTCACATGCCAAGGGGAAAGGCATGAAGCACAAAGAGGAACTCGCAGCTTTGTGGGAAAGATGCGAAACAAAAACCGGCCACTCGAAAGAGTGGCCGGTTTTTTTGTTTCGGGGTCCCTCGTCGCTTTGGGCACGGCCTCGTCACTTCGGGCGAGGCAGGGCCTCGCCCCTACAGTGCCTCGGCTGCTGCGTAGATCTCGTCATAGTTCGGCTCTACACCAGGGTTCTCAGTAACGTGGACGTGACGGATGATGCCTTCGGCATCGATCACGAAGGTTGCGCGGCTGGAGCGCGTAAGGCCCTGGATGCCGGCGAAGTTCTCAAAGAGAACGTCATAGGCGCGGATGGTGTCGAGATTGAAGTCCGACAGGAGAGGGAAGGTGAGACCGTTGGCTTCTGCGAAGGCTCCGTTCGAGAACGGAATATCAGCGGAAACACCCAGGACCGCTGCCTTTGCGGAATTGAGCCGCTGGATGGCGCTCTGGAATGAGCACATCTCTGCCTTGCACACGCCTGTGAAGGCTGCCGGGAAGAAGGCGAGGATCACTGTTTGCCCCTTAAGAGAAGAGAGGGTAACAGGGGTCTTTGTGGTGTCGAGAAGCGTGAAATCCGGTGCTGGTGTGCCGACGGAAAGTGCCATTGAATACTCCATAGAAAAAGTGGTGATCGAATTGGGACTGCAAACCTACCAACGGGGGAGAACACGTGCTAACTTCCGGAAGTTCTGCACACGTCTTTCATGGGAAGATAATGGGGTACAGCTACGGCGAAAACGATCTGGTTGCGGTAAAAAGCTGCAGTACGGCTGTTGATGCCCATGTTTTCATGGGACTCTTGCGAGATAATGGGGTAGAGGCGTCGTTAGCTGACGAGGCCAACGTATCGTGGTACCCTGGCGCAACTTCCGCTTATGGAGGTGTGCGTGTTATGGTGCGAGGAGGAGATGCTGAAAGAGCACTGGAGATACTTGCTTCACCGCTTGAACAAGATGCTGATCATGGAATAGATGTTGAACCTCGTGGATTCGATGTACAATGCCCTGAATGTGGATCACGGATGGTGTACCGACGAAGTTCGTTCAACCTCTTTCTTTTCATGCAGGCACTCTTTGGATTCGGAGTTCGACAGAAGTCGAGCAATACGATGATGTGCGAAGTATGCAATCATCGATGGGAAGAGGAATAAACGAAACTATATTGCGCCGTTGGTGACTTGATCACAAAGAGAGACAAAACACGCATGGCATTTGATCTCAAGTTCCGCAAGGACATATCGCAGCTTCAGAGTGATGCTGCACATTCAACGGATCTCAAGCGAACGCTTGGTCCGATGAATCTCATCAATCTGGGTATTGGCGCCATCATTGGTGCCGGACTGTTCTCGCTCACGGGGATCGCCGCAGCAGAACATGCCGGGCCGGCAGTATCGATCTCGTTTGTGATCGCTGCCATAGGATGTGCGTTTGCCGGACTCTGTTATGCAGAGTTTGCCGCAATGATCCCGATGGCTGGTAGTGCCTACACGTATGCGTATGCAACGATGGGTGAACTCTTCGCCTGGATCATCGGATGGGACCTTGTTCTTGAATATGCGGTTGGTGCTTCCACTGTTGCTGTGTCGTGGTCAGCCTATGTGGCCAAATTCCTTGCCTACTTCAATGTTCATCTGCCCACGGCAATATCGATGTCGTATTGGCAGACTCCTCCGGGGAGTCCCGAACACGGCCTTGTGAACATTCCGGCGATGATCATTGTCTTTGCCGTGTCGCTGCTCCTTATCCGAGGTATTCAGGAATCAGCTCGCGCCAACGCCGTTGTGGTCTTCCTCAAAGTTGCAGTGGTGATCATCTTCATCGGCCTTGGATTCGCCTACATCAATGCCGATAACTACACTCCGTTCATCCCTGAGAATACCGGCTCGTTCGGTGTCTTTGGCTGGAGCGGTATCCTGAAGGCAGCAGGCATGG encodes:
- the efp gene encoding elongation factor P, producing the protein MATTADLRVGAVILHNGELCTVLESIHRTPGNLRAFYQVKMRVIKTGKLREERFRSGETIEFVRVETRNYQYLYRDVDVFMFMDAESYDQIPVPVEIVGDVAKFMKEGLEVQIARDEQDNVVSVTMPNHVALRVMSTEPGVKGDTATNALKPSTVETGANVNVPLFVNEGDLIRIDTSTGSYMDRVKE
- a CDS encoding acetyl-CoA carboxylase biotin carboxyl carrier protein; its protein translation is MDLNYLRRLLKIFDESTATELSIEEEGVSLQMSKAVHQPEGMMAPTYYMNAQPQMAAPAPAVAAPAPAPVAAAAPAAPAVAEETAHKLLSPIVGTFYRAPSPDADSFVQVGQRVSVGDTLCIVEAMKLMNEIESDFTGTIVKILVENGQPVEYNQPMFIIKPD
- the accC gene encoding acetyl-CoA carboxylase biotin carboxylase subunit, whose product is MIKKLLIANRGEIALRIIRAAKELGIKTVAVYSEADRASLHVRFADEAVCVGPAQGKLSYLNIPSLIAAADVTNADAIHPGYGFLAENATFAEICHDCNLTFVGPTPDAITRMGNKSIAKDTMRAAGVPVVPGSDGIVPTVEDARRVAQEVGYPVMIKAVAGGGGKGMRYVEDPAELDRAYANARGEAEASFGNGDIYIEKFIEEPRHIEIQVFADTHGNVIHLNERECSIQRRHQKLIEEAPSPIMTPELRKAMGDASVKGAASVDYVGAGTIEFLVDKHRNFYFMEMNTRIQVEHPVTEQSSMVDLIKEQLLVASGEKLTLKQRDPLMHSIECRINAEDPYHDFRPSPGKIESLNFPGGPGIRVDSHIYQGYTIPPYYDSMVAKLIAFAPTRMETITKMRRALDEFVIEGIHTTIPFHRKMMENPDFISGNFDTKYLDTHDWKA
- the gcvH gene encoding glycine cleavage system protein GcvH; its protein translation is MNFPADLKYTTDHEWIRVEGDVGTIGVTDHAQGELGDVVYVDIPDSSATVAKGDTFGSIEAVKTVADLYAPVSGEIIEVNAVNAAPEAVNKEPYDGGWLVKIKLSDPSELDALLNVDAYKALIGA
- a CDS encoding peroxiredoxin, whose amino-acid sequence is MALSVGTPAPDFTLLDTTKTPVTLSSLKGQTVILAFFPAAFTGVCKAEMCSFQSAIQRLNSAKAAVLGVSADIPFSNGAFAEANGLTFPLLSDFNLDTIRAYDVLFENFAGIQGLTRSSRATFVIDAEGIIRHVHVTENPGVEPNYDEIYAAAEAL
- a CDS encoding DUF2007 domain-containing protein; amino-acid sequence: MGYSYGENDLVAVKSCSTAVDAHVFMGLLRDNGVEASLADEANVSWYPGATSAYGGVRVMVRGGDAERALEILASPLEQDADHGIDVEPRGFDVQCPECGSRMVYRRSSFNLFLFMQALFGFGVRQKSSNTMMCEVCNHRWEEE
- a CDS encoding amino acid permease; this encodes MAFDLKFRKDISQLQSDAAHSTDLKRTLGPMNLINLGIGAIIGAGLFSLTGIAAAEHAGPAVSISFVIAAIGCAFAGLCYAEFAAMIPMAGSAYTYAYATMGELFAWIIGWDLVLEYAVGASTVAVSWSAYVAKFLAYFNVHLPTAISMSYWQTPPGSPEHGLVNIPAMIIVFAVSLLLIRGIQESARANAVVVFLKVAVVIIFIGLGFAYINADNYTPFIPENTGSFGVFGWSGILKAAGMVFFAFIGFDAVSTAAQEAKNPQKDMPIGILGSLIICTILYVLFSFVMTGVANYTEFAGVAAPVAVAVEKMGISWLGPAINLAIIAGYSSVILVMLLGQSRVFFSMSKDGLLPKLFSDSHPKFKTPWKSNILFACVVSLFAGFAPIAIVGEMTSVGTLFAFIVVCLAVLVLRYKEPERPRPFKTPWVPLIPVLGIIACGTLLVSLCVSDWMHAARLFVWLGIGLAVYYFYSIKHSKVRKAQA